The Geothrix sp. genome window below encodes:
- the dauA gene encoding C4-dicarboxylic acid transporter DauA: protein MARTRFQDAGDGLPLKALPAAALRAVLSEGYSGRQFRQDLTAGFLVGIVALPLAMALAIAVGVPPQQGLYTAIVAGFFTALLGGSRIQVAGPTAAFIVVLAPLYARFGLAGLLMSGLMAGLILIGMGAMRLGRLIEYIPFPVTTGFTTGIATVIAALQLKDLFGLKLEGNPDHFFERLGAMIQARGTASPWEFLVGLGTLAILLLPRLPKRWLVRLPRPLRKIPAPLIALPLAAVVGWGLPHLIPGFSVDTIGTRFHTLIGGRMVDGIPQVPPLPMWPWHAPGPGGQPLGMNLGTLRMLLPSAFAVAMLGAIESLLSAVVADGMARTRHDPDAELMALGVGNVLAPFFGGIPATGAIARTATNFRYGGRTPIAAMTHALTILLAILLLAPLIRFLPMASLAALLLLVAWNMSEAEHFLHTLKVAPKSDVAVLLTCYFLTVVFDMVIAVTVGIMLASLLFMRRMAGLSGGQVTHPDHRALPGPLPEGVVIYDLAGPLFFGAAERAMGAMRAIGADVRVIIFRMEQVPSADVTGLVAMEGVLREMARQGIKAIIVGLHGQAREVFARGGIQGKADELAICDTMTDAFRIMKAKLHTYRRLELGPIRFQVLHREKAKIRKAPK, encoded by the coding sequence ATGGCCCGAACGCGGTTCCAGGATGCAGGTGACGGTCTCCCGCTGAAGGCCCTTCCCGCTGCCGCGCTGCGCGCTGTTCTGAGCGAGGGCTACTCGGGGCGGCAGTTCCGGCAGGACCTCACCGCGGGTTTCCTGGTGGGCATCGTGGCCCTGCCCCTGGCCATGGCCCTGGCCATCGCCGTGGGCGTGCCGCCCCAGCAGGGGCTCTACACCGCCATCGTCGCCGGGTTCTTCACGGCGCTGCTGGGCGGATCGCGCATCCAGGTGGCGGGGCCCACCGCGGCCTTCATCGTCGTGCTCGCCCCGCTCTATGCCCGCTTCGGGCTGGCCGGGCTGCTCATGTCCGGCCTCATGGCGGGCCTGATCCTCATCGGCATGGGTGCCATGCGCCTGGGCCGCCTCATCGAGTACATCCCCTTCCCCGTGACCACCGGCTTCACCACGGGCATCGCCACCGTGATCGCCGCCCTGCAGCTCAAGGATCTTTTCGGCCTGAAGCTCGAAGGGAACCCCGACCACTTCTTCGAGCGGCTCGGTGCCATGATCCAGGCCCGGGGCACCGCCTCACCCTGGGAGTTCCTGGTGGGCCTGGGCACCCTGGCGATCCTCCTCCTCCCAAGGCTGCCCAAGCGCTGGCTGGTGCGGCTGCCCCGCCCCCTGCGCAAAATCCCGGCGCCCCTCATCGCCCTGCCCCTGGCGGCGGTGGTCGGCTGGGGCCTTCCCCACCTCATCCCTGGATTTTCAGTGGATACCATCGGCACCCGGTTCCACACCCTGATCGGCGGACGGATGGTGGACGGCATCCCCCAGGTCCCCCCCCTGCCCATGTGGCCCTGGCACGCGCCGGGCCCCGGCGGTCAGCCCCTGGGGATGAACCTGGGCACCCTGCGGATGCTGCTGCCCAGCGCCTTCGCCGTCGCCATGCTCGGCGCCATCGAGTCGCTGCTGTCGGCCGTGGTGGCCGACGGCATGGCCCGCACCCGCCACGATCCCGATGCCGAGTTGATGGCCCTCGGCGTGGGCAATGTGCTGGCGCCCTTCTTCGGCGGCATTCCCGCCACGGGCGCCATCGCACGGACGGCCACGAATTTCCGTTACGGCGGGCGCACGCCCATCGCCGCCATGACCCATGCCCTGACGATCCTCCTGGCCATCCTCCTGCTGGCCCCCCTCATCCGCTTCCTGCCCATGGCCAGCCTGGCCGCGCTCCTGTTGCTGGTGGCCTGGAACATGTCGGAGGCCGAGCACTTCCTCCACACCCTCAAGGTCGCCCCCAAGAGCGATGTGGCGGTCCTTCTGACCTGCTATTTCCTCACCGTCGTCTTCGACATGGTGATCGCCGTGACCGTGGGCATCATGCTGGCCTCACTGCTCTTCATGCGCCGCATGGCCGGCCTGTCCGGCGGCCAGGTCACCCATCCGGACCACCGCGCCCTGCCGGGTCCCCTGCCTGAAGGCGTGGTGATCTACGACCTGGCCGGCCCCCTCTTCTTCGGGGCAGCGGAGCGCGCCATGGGCGCCATGCGGGCCATCGGCGCGGATGTCCGCGTCATCATCTTCCGCATGGAGCAGGTTCCCAGCGCCGATGTGACGGGCCTGGTGGCCATGGAGGGCGTGCTCCGAGAAATGGCGCGGCAGGGGATCAAGGCCATCATCGTGGGGCTCCACGGCCAGGCCAGGGAGGTCTTCGCGCGCGGCGGCATCCAGGGGAAGGCCGATGAGCTCGCCATCTGCGACACCATGACCGATGCCTTCCGGATCATGAAAGCCAAGCTCCACACCTACCGGCGCCTGGAGCTCGGACCCATCCGTTTCCAGGTGCTGCACCGTGAGAAAGCCAAGATCCGGAAGGCCCCGAAGTAG
- a CDS encoding DUF4382 domain-containing protein yields the protein MLRWRTTLLLAATLVVTLGGMLILGCGGSSSGSGSGTMTVHLVDGPISGYQEINVNIQTVQIAGNGGWITLGAPNKTLNLLNLVGGVDETLAAGATLPAGHYGQMRLILGPGNTVKLADGTVHDLTVPSGLQTGIKLIVNFEVAAGTTKDVWIDFDAAHSIQVVQAGMSGQYLLRPTVWAYDKLVTGSIRGTLTDAATSAALAGVMVHAETLDGSGNAVLARSTVTDAAGAYTLDLLPVGATYFVVSQPVTGSALTLKAYDAKASDGFALTATAPMFTYSAAFTANAALGGVGGGLTPVATSSQSDRVNLLQSLTTPSGSHTFIVQTTMATVGTTTETYGFTTIPVGAYSVQALRFTANPDGTTTQSTSAVQTATVTSSATATVNLGF from the coding sequence ATGCTTCGATGGCGCACCACCCTTCTACTCGCAGCCACGCTCGTCGTCACGCTCGGAGGGATGCTCATCCTGGGTTGCGGCGGCTCTTCCTCGGGTTCCGGCAGTGGAACCATGACTGTGCACCTGGTCGACGGGCCCATCTCGGGCTACCAGGAGATCAATGTCAACATCCAGACCGTGCAGATCGCCGGCAATGGCGGCTGGATCACCCTCGGTGCGCCCAACAAGACCCTGAACCTGCTCAACCTCGTGGGTGGCGTGGATGAGACGCTGGCGGCGGGCGCGACCCTGCCTGCGGGCCACTATGGGCAGATGCGCCTGATCCTGGGGCCCGGCAACACCGTGAAGCTGGCGGATGGCACCGTCCATGACCTCACCGTGCCCTCAGGCCTGCAGACGGGCATCAAGCTCATCGTGAACTTCGAGGTGGCCGCGGGTACCACGAAGGATGTGTGGATCGACTTCGATGCGGCCCACTCCATCCAGGTGGTGCAGGCGGGGATGTCGGGCCAGTATCTCCTCCGTCCCACGGTCTGGGCCTACGACAAGCTCGTCACGGGCTCCATCCGCGGGACGCTGACCGACGCCGCGACCTCGGCGGCTCTGGCTGGAGTCATGGTTCATGCCGAGACCCTCGATGGTTCGGGGAATGCGGTTCTTGCGCGCAGCACGGTGACGGATGCCGCCGGTGCCTACACCCTGGATCTGCTTCCCGTGGGCGCGACCTACTTCGTGGTGAGCCAACCCGTGACGGGGTCGGCACTCACCCTCAAGGCCTATGATGCCAAGGCCAGCGACGGTTTCGCCCTCACGGCGACGGCCCCGATGTTCACCTACAGCGCGGCCTTCACGGCCAACGCCGCCCTGGGCGGCGTGGGGGGCGGTCTCACGCCGGTCGCCACCAGCAGCCAGAGCGACCGCGTGAACCTGCTCCAGTCGCTGACCACGCCTTCGGGAAGCCACACCTTCATCGTGCAGACGACGATGGCCACCGTGGGCACGACCACGGAGACCTATGGCTTCACGACCATTCCGGTGGGCGCCTACAGCGTTCAGGCCCTTCGCTTCACCGCCAATCCCGACGGAACCACCACCCAGTCCACCTCGGCGGTCCAGACCGCCACGGTCACTTCGAGCGCGACCGCGACCGTGAACCTGGGGTTCTGA
- a CDS encoding serine/threonine-protein kinase has translation MGSRIRAVLGLGMAPLLLAQAYSTFYSAYQDGLEAERQGQWKTAAAAYRRAIELRPASAARVVIYGNNLLTDYSPHTHLARCLLESGDSAGARTALEKAAFYGEPKAERETLARAIGQRDQAVAPPKALSPAQPTEPVPGPRHPAPAPAAEPPPMPAPSPLPAQAPIPTSPTPAAVSPAPAKSQAAPRTPAEAAAPPSAPGPAPTTTPTPPAPSGVLSETGPAWKWIWPLGAFLALVGAVLINRRRHRTLHDSSFRDPEQLGPYRIERLLGRGGFASTYLAHHTATKAPVALKLLHPYRHDDPEFLRRFRQEAKLGAMLSHPNLVRMLDPGPETGPPWLAMEYIAGRRLDQVLREDGPPTLPWFLRIALQIAGAMAHAHRLGIVHRDLKPGNVIFDGDQAKVMDFGISRIVDSNTLTTTYAFLGTPRYAAPEAQLKAQVTSAADRYAFGIILFEMLAGHPPFDGETPFEILEQHQRAPLPDLAALRPDLPAELVDLIERLCRKDPDERPDDPEVIEVLERLQLESLSQG, from the coding sequence GTGGGTTCCCGGATTCGTGCCGTGCTGGGGCTGGGGATGGCGCCCCTGCTGCTGGCGCAGGCGTACTCCACCTTCTATTCGGCCTACCAGGATGGGCTCGAGGCCGAGCGCCAGGGGCAATGGAAGACGGCTGCCGCGGCCTACCGCCGGGCCATCGAGCTCAGGCCCGCCTCGGCGGCGCGCGTGGTCATCTACGGAAACAACCTGCTCACCGACTATTCGCCCCACACCCACCTGGCCCGCTGCCTCCTCGAATCCGGAGACTCGGCCGGCGCCCGGACAGCCCTTGAGAAGGCCGCTTTTTACGGAGAGCCGAAAGCGGAACGGGAGACCTTGGCCCGCGCCATCGGCCAGAGGGATCAGGCTGTCGCGCCCCCCAAGGCCCTCTCCCCAGCCCAACCCACAGAGCCCGTTCCCGGCCCCCGCCATCCGGCCCCGGCCCCAGCTGCGGAGCCCCCGCCGATGCCGGCCCCGTCGCCATTGCCAGCCCAGGCACCCATCCCGACCTCCCCCACACCCGCCGCGGTCTCGCCCGCTCCCGCCAAATCCCAGGCGGCTCCCCGGACCCCGGCCGAAGCAGCTGCCCCCCCCTCCGCACCGGGTCCGGCACCCACCACCACGCCCACTCCTCCGGCGCCCTCCGGGGTGCTCAGTGAAACGGGCCCGGCCTGGAAGTGGATCTGGCCCCTCGGGGCCTTCCTGGCCCTGGTCGGGGCGGTCCTGATCAACCGGCGGCGGCACCGCACCCTCCACGACTCCTCCTTCCGGGATCCGGAGCAGCTTGGCCCCTACCGGATCGAACGCCTGCTGGGGCGGGGCGGGTTCGCCAGCACCTACCTCGCCCACCACACCGCGACCAAGGCGCCCGTGGCCCTCAAGCTGCTCCACCCCTATCGCCACGATGATCCCGAGTTCCTCCGCCGCTTCCGGCAGGAGGCGAAACTGGGCGCCATGCTGAGCCATCCCAACCTGGTGCGGATGCTGGACCCCGGACCTGAGACGGGCCCCCCCTGGCTCGCCATGGAATACATCGCCGGGCGGCGCCTCGACCAGGTGCTCAGGGAGGATGGACCTCCCACCCTGCCCTGGTTCCTCCGCATCGCGCTCCAGATCGCCGGCGCCATGGCCCATGCCCACCGCCTGGGCATCGTCCACCGCGACCTGAAGCCCGGCAATGTGATCTTCGATGGGGATCAGGCCAAGGTGATGGATTTCGGCATCTCCCGCATCGTGGATTCCAATACCCTGACCACCACCTATGCCTTCCTCGGAACGCCCCGGTACGCCGCGCCCGAGGCCCAGCTCAAGGCCCAGGTGACCTCAGCGGCCGATCGCTACGCCTTCGGGATCATCCTCTTCGAGATGCTGGCCGGGCACCCGCCCTTCGATGGCGAAACCCCCTTCGAGATCCTCGAGCAGCACCAGCGGGCCCCCCTGCCGGACCTGGCGGCCCTCCGCCCGGATCTCCCCGCCGAACTCGTGGACCTCATCGAACGGCTCTGCCGGAAAGATCCAGACGAGCGCCCCGACGACCCGGAGGTGATCGAGGTCCTCGAACGCCTCCAGCTGGAGTCTTTATCACAAGGATGA
- a CDS encoding DUF535 family protein has translation MIQSYIRVSRKAWHYSTQAYETGPDERKKVKRHLRWAALAVLREASVQGWFAFLDAPVIRPFVEANPRLAFRPMGTYMSRRWNWSRRFTVIRDTYLFVNAKGGEFQAAMLREEGLLLARIPLDKAGTMSLRMRADAQFRKEGEIGVFLEIEGIAGAISSFAFSLERLPAGWSCCIGALQGRKGGDEDTIKLATKAMHGLRPKALMVFVAQEIARSLRVASLKGVGNDIHVARARVLGPAKKILFDYDELWLEAGGERQPDGWYELPLKLPRRPAEEIKPNKRSMYTKRYALMDGLSRQIRTVLTASGSH, from the coding sequence GTGATCCAAAGCTACATCAGGGTCTCCCGGAAGGCTTGGCACTACAGCACCCAAGCCTACGAGACCGGCCCCGACGAGCGGAAGAAGGTCAAGCGGCACCTGCGCTGGGCCGCCCTGGCCGTCCTCCGGGAGGCCTCCGTCCAGGGCTGGTTCGCCTTCCTGGATGCCCCGGTCATCCGCCCCTTTGTGGAGGCCAATCCCCGCCTGGCCTTCCGCCCCATGGGCACCTACATGTCCCGCCGGTGGAACTGGTCCAGGCGCTTCACGGTCATCCGCGATACCTACCTGTTCGTGAATGCCAAAGGAGGCGAATTCCAGGCGGCCATGCTCCGGGAGGAGGGCCTCCTGCTGGCTCGGATACCCCTGGACAAGGCGGGAACCATGAGCTTGCGGATGCGCGCCGACGCCCAGTTCCGCAAGGAGGGCGAGATCGGCGTCTTCCTCGAGATCGAAGGCATCGCCGGAGCCATCAGTTCCTTCGCTTTTTCCCTCGAGCGGCTGCCGGCCGGCTGGTCCTGCTGCATCGGCGCCCTCCAGGGACGGAAGGGCGGCGACGAGGACACGATCAAGCTCGCGACCAAGGCCATGCATGGCCTCCGACCCAAGGCCCTGATGGTCTTCGTGGCCCAGGAGATCGCCCGATCCCTGCGCGTGGCCAGCCTGAAGGGTGTGGGGAACGACATCCATGTGGCCCGGGCCCGCGTCCTGGGACCCGCCAAGAAGATCCTCTTCGACTACGACGAGCTGTGGCTGGAGGCCGGGGGTGAGCGCCAGCCAGATGGCTGGTACGAGCTGCCCCTGAAGCTCCCCCGGAGACCCGCCGAGGAGATCAAGCCCAACAAGCGGTCCATGTACACCAAACGCTACGCCTTGATGGACGGCCTCTCCCGGCAGATCCGGACCGTGCTCACGGCCTCGGGGTCTCATTAG